In Flavivirga abyssicola, the following are encoded in one genomic region:
- the mobA gene encoding molybdenum cofactor guanylyltransferase → MIDRKDITGIILAGGKSSRMGTDKGFLVLNERPFIQYSIDALKPLVSEIIIVSDHPDYDALGYKRVTDTLKDAGPVSGICSGLEASKTDYNLVLSCDIPLIKTEILEKLTTNAEHDTDIIQIESNGKTMPLIALYKKQCSRIFSNLLKKDERRLRIAVSQCRVKNISLDYTDYKTTMNVNTKEELKQLEDAHKD, encoded by the coding sequence ATGATAGACAGAAAAGACATAACAGGTATCATTTTAGCTGGAGGTAAAAGCTCTAGGATGGGAACAGACAAAGGGTTTTTAGTATTAAACGAGAGACCTTTTATTCAGTATAGCATTGATGCTTTAAAACCTCTGGTATCTGAAATCATCATTGTTTCTGATCATCCAGATTACGATGCTTTAGGCTACAAAAGAGTAACAGACACCTTAAAAGATGCTGGACCCGTATCAGGAATCTGCTCAGGCCTTGAAGCATCTAAAACGGATTATAATTTAGTTTTGAGCTGCGACATTCCATTAATTAAAACTGAAATACTGGAAAAATTAACAACTAATGCAGAGCATGACACTGATATCATTCAGATAGAAAGTAATGGTAAAACGATGCCATTAATAGCGCTTTATAAAAAACAGTGTAGTCGTATTTTTAGTAATTTATTGAAAAAAGATGAAAGACGTTTACGTATAGCGGTTAGTCAATGCCGTGTTAAAAATATTTCACTGGACTATACAGATTATAAAACTACAATGAACGTGAATACAAAAGAAGAATTAAAACAATTAGAAGATGCTCATAAAGATTAA
- a CDS encoding MoaD/ThiS family protein has product MLIKIKYFGQIAEITQKEEESLEFSGVLISELLEHIYSKYNALKNKDFQIAQNQELVSLETELSGKEIALLPPFAGG; this is encoded by the coding sequence ATGCTCATAAAGATTAAATATTTTGGTCAAATAGCAGAGATTACTCAGAAAGAAGAAGAGTCTTTAGAGTTCTCAGGAGTCTTGATTTCTGAGCTTTTAGAGCATATCTATTCAAAATATAATGCTCTAAAAAATAAAGATTTTCAAATTGCTCAAAATCAGGAATTGGTGTCTTTAGAAACAGAATTATCAGGAAAAGAAATAGCTTTATTACCACCTTTCGCAGGTGGGTAG
- the moeB gene encoding HesA/MoeB/ThiF family protein gives MNRYSRHIILSEIGQEGQDKISKAKVLVIGAGGLGCPILQYLTAAGIGTLGIVDFDVVELSNLQRQVLFGTSSLGENKAVAAKKRLEDLNNSISIISYPEKLTHKNAIELFNQYDIIVDGSDNFATRYLVNDASVITNKPLVFGSIYKFEGQVSVFNYNSGPSYRCLFPTPPEKGTVPNCSEIGVLGVLPGIIGTMQANEVLKIILGLGQPLSGKLLCYNALNNQTITLKINRSTSEIETVLSKKNSFHTQDIEEVCDIEIDTISITEAINLKEIQIIDVRETHETPKIESLDVTCIPLSVLESQLEKINPEKKKVIFCQSGIRSKKAVSMLKAFEINNCYSVIEGALEIDEFCQKASRLTD, from the coding sequence ATGAACAGATACAGCAGACATATTATATTATCAGAAATCGGTCAAGAAGGCCAAGACAAAATTTCTAAGGCTAAAGTATTAGTCATTGGTGCTGGTGGCTTAGGTTGTCCCATTTTACAATATCTTACCGCTGCAGGTATAGGAACACTCGGTATTGTAGATTTTGATGTGGTAGAACTATCAAATTTACAACGTCAGGTGTTATTTGGCACATCGTCATTAGGCGAAAATAAAGCAGTAGCAGCAAAAAAACGTTTAGAAGATTTAAACAATAGCATTTCTATAATCTCCTATCCCGAAAAATTGACACATAAAAATGCGATCGAATTATTTAATCAATACGATATCATTGTTGATGGATCCGATAATTTTGCAACCCGTTACCTAGTCAACGACGCGTCTGTTATAACCAACAAACCATTAGTTTTTGGGTCTATTTACAAGTTTGAAGGTCAGGTTTCGGTCTTCAATTATAACAGCGGACCAAGCTATCGCTGCTTATTTCCTACGCCTCCAGAAAAAGGTACTGTTCCTAATTGCTCTGAAATAGGTGTTTTAGGTGTGTTACCTGGCATTATAGGAACGATGCAGGCTAATGAAGTTTTAAAGATCATTTTAGGTCTGGGTCAACCACTTTCTGGAAAACTACTTTGTTACAATGCGTTAAATAACCAAACCATCACATTAAAAATAAACAGATCCACATCAGAAATTGAGACTGTTTTAAGTAAAAAAAACAGCTTCCATACTCAAGATATTGAAGAAGTTTGTGACATAGAAATCGATACTATTTCAATAACAGAAGCTATTAACCTGAAAGAGATTCAAATTATTGATGTTCGTGAAACTCATGAAACACCAAAAATTGAAAGTTTAGATGTTACATGCATCCCTTTGAGTGTATTAGAGTCTCAATTAGAGAAAATCAATCCAGAAAAGAAAAAAGTCATCTTTTGTCAATCTGGAATCAGAAGTAAAAAGGCCGTTTCCATGCTAAAAGCATTTGAAATTAATAATTGTTACAGCGTTATTGAAGGGGCTTTAGAGATAGATGAATTTTGTCAAAAAGCTAGCAGGTTAACCGATTAA
- a CDS encoding molybdenum cofactor biosynthesis protein MoaE, whose translation MADKKIKNVFRQGAISSEFIGNSIAKHQTKTSIGAHNIFLGQVRADVIDNKTVSAIEYTAYEDMANAKFHDIREAAFEKFELTCMHIYHSLGTVKAGEICLFVFVSSPRRKVVFEALEFIVEAIKADVPVFGKEIFEDESHQWKVNS comes from the coding sequence ATGGCAGATAAAAAAATAAAAAACGTATTTAGGCAAGGGGCAATTTCTTCAGAATTCATAGGAAATTCCATTGCAAAACATCAAACAAAAACAAGCATAGGCGCTCATAATATTTTCTTAGGTCAAGTACGAGCCGACGTTATCGATAACAAAACAGTTTCAGCAATAGAATATACGGCTTATGAAGACATGGCGAATGCCAAATTCCATGACATCAGAGAAGCTGCATTCGAGAAATTCGAATTAACCTGTATGCATATCTATCACAGTTTAGGAACTGTTAAAGCTGGAGAAATCTGTTTATTCGTTTTTGTGTCTTCTCCAAGGCGTAAAGTGGTTTTTGAAGCTTTAGAGTTTATTGTTGAAGCTATAAAAGCAGATGTTCCTGTATTTGGAAAGGAAATTTTTGAAGATGAAAGTCACCAATGGAAAGTAAACTCGTAA